From Erigeron canadensis isolate Cc75 chromosome 5, C_canadensis_v1, whole genome shotgun sequence:
taaaatattagactcaattattatatagtataaaaaTACTTTATCTTTTCCcatataaaaaatgatttaaaatattactcgtatttaagTCACAAACTTTTGATTGAATGATTCCTTGTTTCATTTCAGCTATAAACTACTTAATGATGAACACGTTTACAAGTCGGTATTGATACGTGGGTGCCGTTGCTATACATTATTATCGAATTTATTGTGTTCTCAGATAAACGttatgtcatatatatttttagcaattattatataaaactgATAATGATGTTAAGTGTTGTCTATTTCCTTTGTTGACAGAAATTGCTGCCTATTTCATGGCAAATAAGTAAAAATGAATTAATGTAGTGTGTACGTACGAAAACGctgttataaacttataatcatATCTTTGTGGTCTTGcacaaaaaatgtcaaaaaataAAACCATTTTTCGACGATAATAATACCAGCTCAACCGATTGACTTATTGAGTCGCTCGGTTATAAACAGCAAACAGAAATTCGATTTTCGTTACATTTTAGTCGAGGGCCTTTTGGCATTCTTTTTTCTTAGACGCATACTGATCAGCGTTAAATGTAACATGACCCTGttgaaacaaaataataatgttacGAGCTTGTCTACTATTTTAGAAATTACATGAAAACTTTACACAATTCAGAATACAATACTTTAAGGAAGCTATATTATGTCTGTAAATGTACGTTTGTCCCATGAAATGTATGGCAAAACGCCACAAAGAAAGAATTATTTTGCTTTAGGTTGAAGCATTGGTTTGAATGTAAAGTATgatgataaaattaaaagttggaaaaaatAATGCTTAAGTTATAAGTTCCAATGTCAATAATTTCTGGACACAGTGGGGGGTGGTACATGCAATAATTGTTTGAAGCAGCATTAATACAACCATGTCTCTTGTAAGATCCCAGTCAaagaattttcaaattttgccCATAAAATCGTACGTTTTCTATCTTTTGAGTAACAAAGAGATactattacttttttttttttacagtttcAAACATACTGTAAACATCTTTAATTTACGGGGATGTGCATGTTCTCATGCACGATTTGTGTTGTTGGGGTGTGCAAACTGGCATATGGACTATATATATGGTACTCTAGTTGGTGTTGTATAACtaaaatctttttattcattCCATGTTTGTTCATTGTTTTAAGAGTAGTTGAGACAAGTGTTAATATTATTAAACAGTCATCATCTTATCTATTCCATCATAAAATCAAATCCATATCCTTTTTAGTGAGTTTTAAAAACTAATTTCCAaatttctatatgtatataaccTTAGTAATTTCTATATCCTAACAATGCACCATATACAACATCCAAACGGTAACTAAATACTAATGTAAAGAGTaatacaaatacatacaaattataTGGTAaaatatttggttgtttgttACTGTATAAAACGTTAAAAACGGACGGTGGGGATAGAAAATGGGCAGCTAGTAGCGCAGCAAAGCAAGGCAAAGCTGTCACCAGTCACCGGCATCCTGACActcaaattttaatattattcgTATAAACTGTCGCCATCCTTTCACATAACTCCAAACCCCACTAACtacattaaatatttattgCTAACACAACAGTATCAAAAATCGGATTATCTTCGATATCTTTTCATTACTATATACTAAAATTCTAAATATAAACGGATACATATGTATATCTTACTATCTATATGAAATACTCCGTTAACATGCTACCTTTTTAATCCCATGTTCaagttaataaacaaatattgtaTCAGATTCCTTTACCGACAGCATAATATTTACTTTCAGTAAACATTTCATTATTAAATTTAGAAAGATAGGGAAGAATCTCATTCTAAACATATAAGAAATCATAATCATCCGTTAAAACCAaaaatagatacatatataactcataaataacaaaacaaaattaaaaacaaaaagaaaaaaaaaatattatgctAGACCTAGTAAGCTAGATGCCTAATGCTATCATCCTACACTAACTAACTTGCATTgactggaaaaaaaaagtccTAAAAAGAAAGCTAAAtcagattttccattttttttataaaaataaacatctcggatcaattaaattaaaatcaatcttTTTGAGATTTGGAATTCATGAATCGTTGACTTCTGTTTTGACCGGAGATATTAGCATTGTTATTACTAGAACCTTCTCTTTTCTGTTGAGATGAAAATATCGGAAAACCGAAAACACCGCCGGATTTTGAACCGCCACGGAGAGAACACACCGGGACGTTTAACACCGGCGTGATTCTGACGTTAGCCGAATAAGATCTCTCCATACCTCTATGCTTAAATCTCGGAGCTCCGTTTAAGCTACTCGGACTACTTGAGCTTCTTTCCAAACTATGAAAAACTATTTTGCCTGATGAATTCATTCTCGGACTATCTATCGATACGCCACGGTCAGTTGCTGTTGCTGCGGCGGTTGTATCGGCTGAACGGCGGTGAGTGGCTTTTCCGACGCGTGTGGCGGCGCGTTGATCGGTTCTGCATTTCACTAGCCTGGTTTTTGGACGGTTTGATGTGTTGATGTTGACTTTTGAAGGTTTATCGGAATCTAGAGAGAGACGAGGTAAGTCGTCTAAATCATGACCTGAAGAGGATGAAGATAATGACGGACGTgaagatatagatacagattctGTATCTAAATCTTTTAGCAAAGGATTAAGTAATGAAGATGACGATGCATCTGATGATTTTGAACTTCGGTGAAGAAACTGTCTGATAGACCTACTTGCTGCGTTAACTCCGTTAGTTCCGTTGACTCCGGTTACAGAGTTGTTACCGTTAAGAGATGACGGTAACGAATTAGCTCGTTTATTACCGAAACCTAAAAGCTCTCTCCAACGGCTGGAACACCGTGGCGCTCTAGGAGAAAACAAGTACGGATCAGCGGCGAATGAATCGCCGGCGGCGATTGTACGGCGAGAAAACGGCGTATCTGGACAAGTAATATTAACATTTACacctgatgatgatgaaactgTGACCGATGATGACGTGGCAGGTTCCTGACGAATAACCGATAAATGTAACGGAACAAGTTTACCGTCGGAAAACAGCTCATCAGCCGGCAGCATTGTAGCAGGATCATGAAGGCTGAACTCAAAACCATCAAACTCTTTCAGATCTGAATCTTCCGGTAGATCGGAAATTTTCTTCGCCGGATCTACATTTTCCGGTAGGTCAGAGTGTTTTTTCGCCGGAGAAGATGATGACAGACGAGGATTGAACCAGGTGTATGAAGAATAGTTGGGTGACCGATCTAGAAGATTCTCCGGCGAGATACTATTCAGACAAGCAGAAGCCATAACTATTGTtatagaatatagatatagaatgtAGTGAGAAATTGATGAAAGATTTTAGGGTTTGAGTAGTGGCAGGTGATATAAATAAGGAAGATGATTATAGTAGGAGTGTCATGTGGCTCCAAGCTTTCTGTATAATAAATCCAAATAAGTGAAagtgtaaaataataataatatataattttgttggGCAGGAAGGTACATGGAAAGTATCTGGAgctattttaacttttattaattctCCCACATGGATATGCTGTCTCTTGAATTTATTTCCATTTTTTagctttccttttttttttctcgttcAAAGTTATTTGTCCAAAATACTTTTTTCGTCCCAGTGGTTTTTCGAATAAACACTTTATATCCTCGTCGTtaatttttggctaaaatcgttcctgtggtttgcatttcaTCCTTAGgtccgttaaccccctcacgtgccttgcacgtgaggggcataTATGTCTTCTTACCCATTTGTTCCTATGGTTAAgtacaaaattcatctttatggtttgtcatttttgcatttttcattcttaaatttaacaaactttcaaacaaaaatttaatcaaaaatcaaaacaaactcaaatcaaaaacctatatatacacctacaTATGAGGATCTAATTTAATACCGTCCGAtacaactaatttaatttattttatttttttttaaaatgttataaaagttACTACAAtataacgaaaatagtcaaaatataattagaattcactaaaaaaaaaacaaataggtactttataacaaattacaaaaaataacattaaagtattgtaaaaataattttaaaaaaattcaaaaaataaaaaatgtgaataccGGAAGTACCGAAACGGTAATACCGAAAATATCAGAAATAGTTGTAGCGGGGTATCTTCCGATACCGGTATTACGGGTAtactaccggtatttaaaatattgtatgtacgtggttgcatttgaaagtgattgagtatatcatcaaatataggtatataggtttttgttttgtttggattaaattggtacggtaatttttgtttttatttcttttttgaaattttttcctggAATTGTTAACGGCAAGgacgaaaaatgcaaaaacgataaaccacatggacgttttttgcacttaactctatgaaaagacaaaaatgcccctcacgtgacttgcatgtgaggggttTAACGGCAAAGTTATAACGACAGGGAtgaaatgcaaaccacagggacgattttagcGAAAAGCTAATGGCgaggatgaaaaatgcttattcaaaaaaccacagggacgaaaaaagtactttggccaATTTATTTATTGCGAATATATCCCTCCTTGAATATTTTCCTTAACTTATTTCGTTGCTTTGGTATATGTTTACAGATTAAGATTTCATATACAGATTTCACTAAGACCTGTTATGCGGGGTCCCGGGAGAGTTTGCTATAAGGTTTCGAGTTCGAGCATTGGTAGGTTCTTCTTGATATCATTTTTCAATAAAGGAGGTTGTATggtgagaaagactatttaagatcTGCTTAGTGCGGGACCCTTTTGTTGTGTaattagcacacatcatacgcgttTTTTCGCTAATTACGGTTTAAACATAAAGCAAGATTAGATTCACgagcttcagtttctttatAAGTGAAAAGTTTTTGtagttttaaaaattaacattATATTTATCTTCATTGAatgtttttaaatatgaatCCGATCTGATAGATATTCATCTCAATCGATCTATAAGGGGGGAGGGAGTATATATGTAGAGAGATGAGAAGGGAGATGAAAAGGGAGATGAAAGGGAGATTAGAAGATGGAAGGGGGATCGACCTCCCAATGGGAGGGAAAGGTTTGGTAGGGAGCTTCTAACACCCAAGCTTAAGTGTCTaatagccttatattctcatcccatatatatatatatacacatataaattgTAATCTATTTATTCAGTGAACAATAACATAACAGAgtataagtaataataataactttttaaatacCAAGAATATAGTTATAGCTAGAAAAACATATGTGATGGAAACCTCTTGATCAATAATGGTAAAATATCAAGTGGTTAGGAAAACAAAGGAGTTGAAAAAAGAAGGTGTTTCTCACGTTTGAATTACGCACAAACAAATAGACTGATCAATTACTTCCGGGATAACATTTTCTACCGTCAAGTCGGTAATAGTTAAGGTGTTTTAACAAAATCCATTGTATCTGATGAGTGCCACCAAAATTATAACATAATCTAAGAATATGGAATCATAATTTCACAATTGTGGTATGATCGACTAAACAATAAAGAATACCTCAAGCATAAAATTATTGGATGCGAGGGGGAAAAAATAGAAACCTAACAGCTTTAGGAAACTTATAAAAATCCTATCGTATATATGATATCATAtgtttttgcctataaataattaaatagatttattttaataaatatgattaaaaaaacatttgtcAATTTAATATAGTTTTATGTATCGATAAAAAAGACCAcaaatcctgttttagtttatggatagatataacaaaattaattagGTTTCATATAGCACAACCTAATAGGTTTACTAGTAAGATCGAACACTTACTTCAACAAACGTTCACTATAGATCATAATTATTATTCGTTTCTTCTTAAAGTCACAACTCACACGTGTAAAAGATTTCCTTTTGAAACttatataaaagaataataaagtatcaacttttttctttaatatgtgTATCGTTAAAAGAACATCACTTCTTTATGAGGGCATCTTTCTATTAACAAATTTGACCACCAAATCAGTTAAAATATGTCACTGCTTTTCATAAACTAACTCTTGGGACTACAAACCAACTTTACAATTTATCAAATTGGCCATAATTTTtacataagaaaaaataaaccaaaagATACTTAATTAGTGGTATACAAAACTTACTTTTAACTCAATATCCAGGGATGGAGCAAAAAATTTTCATACGAGGGGGCAAAAGAAAATAATCTTATATCATACTAATTGTAATTACTGTATTTCATTGATTCATACTAATTTTTCTACGAAGacacaaataatattaatttttctatgtatttaGTTATAGTTATAAAATTATTGTAAAATTGCAAATGTTCCTATAAATCAGCACATGGAGTCCAACTTTCAACACCCTTAAATTGATGGTGTCATACAACTATACATTTGATGTACATATACAGTTTTCTATTTTGAATAGACGACCTATAAagctatattatattaattagaaaaaaactcTGAATACTGTATATCCACTACATACATAAACacattaatatatatcatttatatacatacatacatacacattcaTTTAGAAAACTGCTTCTTTTAGATCATTTCAGGTCCGatgaaaaaaacatatactataTACAATCCTTCAACAACAATCACTTTCtataaaaattgaagattcacaTCAGTAAATCAAAAGAACTTTGGTATATTAGCTCGCGATTTTAGATTCAAATCCTAAGGCagtcatcagttttaacaaaatccGACTAAATCGGATCAGATTTCCTTTCGATCTCaaccatcatcatcttcttcatctctttatcatTATCACCCAAATcttctcttttttaatttttttaagggtaaaagttcaaatatatcataaatttttataaaaaaatatcaaagttAGAGTGGGGGCAGTTGCTCCCAATGCCCCCATGCTAAATCCGTCCCTGTGAATATTAGACTTTCAGTCATATTTTGTGTAAACCCTGGATGTAATAGTGTAATACaatcttttttataataatcaCGGTTAACCCCATATCAAGTTTTTACTGAACAGTTGTCATTGTCAAAACATCAAAATTGCAATAAACACCTTACAAGTTCATAACTTAACTCACTGTGAGGGTTCGGGTCAATTTTTCCAACTACAAAGGACAAGTTacacaaaagttaaaaataatggACGGTAAATTTTTATTGTGGGTAAATAAACATATACTCACACATTACACGATTATTAAGTTGATGGACCTACTCGAATACGACAAGACTGTTGGCTATAAACCAAAATTCCATTATTGGAACTAAAAGGAATTGAACACTAAATATGTGTATAAAGTTTGTCGACTATTTCTTCTATCATCAATTGATTGATTTTAAGATGAAAATGTCATTCACCTTTTTGTAACGATTTGGGTCGGAAATGGTCTTGACAGATAATGCTATATATCATAGAAGACTCGATTAGAAGATCACATTCTCTTATAGTAATACTTGGATATCAAGTATTTGCATCAGATTATAATTAGTTGTAATCAAATTCCGTTTTTTTAAGGGAAGATAACCAAATAAGGTATCGcagaattataaaatttaaacttaCGAAATAGAGTGTCACTTGAAAATTATAAGATTCATTTTTATCCTTAAAGAAGTAAAACCCCAAAATGACATATACTTTTTATTGCTCGAGAAAGAATTGAATGGTCTCTCTCAGGAGACAAGGACATGTTGGTCTCTCTGGAGTCAGGGAATCAATACAAGCATACAACAAAGGTCCAAAatgctgtatatatatatttctgcgAATATGTATTTGTGTGTTTTGATTTCCAATCTAGCATAAACAATTAACTATTAAGCACCGTATACATCTCCTTTTTCTCTTAATTTCTTCACAGTTTTTAGCATTAATAAGTTAAAATTAATTAGCCGGCCTACACGTAAATAAAATACTAAACAACTATATATAGGGGGCTGTCACTGTTATTTTAA
This genomic window contains:
- the LOC122600755 gene encoding uncharacterized protein LOC122600755; this translates as MASACLNSISPENLLDRSPNYSSYTWFNPRLSSSSPAKKHSDLPENVDPAKKISDLPEDSDLKEFDGFEFSLHDPATMLPADELFSDGKLVPLHLSVIRQEPATSSSVTVSSSSGVNVNITCPDTPFSRRTIAAGDSFAADPYLFSPRAPRCSSRWRELLGFGNKRANSLPSSLNGNNSVTGVNGTNGVNAASRSIRQFLHRSSKSSDASSSSLLNPLLKDLDTESVSISSRPSLSSSSSGHDLDDLPRLSLDSDKPSKVNINTSNRPKTRLVKCRTDQRAATRVGKATHRRSADTTAAATATDRGVSIDSPRMNSSGKIVFHSLERSSSSPSSLNGAPRFKHRGMERSYSANVRITPVLNVPVCSLRGGSKSGGVFGFPIFSSQQKREGSSNNNANISGQNRSQRFMNSKSQKD